One Acidimicrobiia bacterium DNA segment encodes these proteins:
- a CDS encoding PDZ domain-containing protein, with product MAERWDGMGSTTARPPMPASSVLTAIGPTRARARRHPRGWRGSPPSGAPVSSRCLPPARDLRFDPILATLGPMLPPENLVPHPSAEEDEPRRLGRRWRIVGVVGAVLVAVVVAAALIPVPYVALRPGSVWPVNNQITVVDADSFPSDQPVAFTTVSSRSASVLEAAVGWLDKDIDVLPKEAVRGKLSAGANRRYNAELMETSISTAIAVAEGYLGEDVRITTSGVIVREISPDSSAAAVLERNDVIVTVDDEPVDEIGELGTLLQVGGPGASHTLGVERPAGSTTRIKVQVTTAAAEDRPERAVIGIIPQDRIVDFDFPIDVTIDSGTVGGPSAGLAFTLAVIDTLTPGQLTGGTRVAVTGTIALDGTVGPVGGGVQKAVAVRQAGYDVFLVPTSEFELVRAAVGDDVQVIAVDTLEEALAALIELGGTPAELVPQAAGGGGG from the coding sequence GTGGCTGAGCGATGGGATGGGATGGGGTCCACCACGGCGAGGCCACCCATGCCGGCGAGTTCGGTGCTGACCGCCATCGGGCCCACCCGGGCGCGGGCGCGTCGCCACCCGAGAGGTTGGCGGGGATCCCCGCCGAGCGGCGCGCCGGTGTCTTCCAGGTGTCTTCCTCCTGCCCGCGACTTGAGATTCGACCCGATACTGGCCACGCTGGGGCCGATGCTACCGCCGGAAAACCTTGTGCCTCATCCGAGTGCGGAAGAGGATGAGCCGCGACGTCTTGGTCGCCGGTGGCGGATTGTGGGCGTGGTGGGGGCCGTGTTGGTAGCCGTGGTGGTCGCTGCCGCTTTGATTCCGGTGCCCTATGTGGCGCTGAGGCCAGGGTCGGTCTGGCCGGTCAACAATCAGATCACGGTGGTGGATGCCGACAGTTTCCCGTCCGACCAACCGGTTGCCTTCACCACGGTGAGTTCGAGGTCCGCGTCGGTGCTGGAAGCGGCGGTGGGCTGGTTGGATAAGGATATTGACGTATTACCGAAGGAAGCCGTGCGGGGCAAGCTTTCGGCTGGCGCGAACCGTCGCTACAACGCCGAACTCATGGAGACCTCAATCTCCACTGCTATCGCGGTGGCGGAGGGGTATCTCGGCGAGGACGTGAGGATCACCACCTCGGGAGTCATCGTGCGTGAGATAAGTCCGGATTCGTCAGCCGCCGCAGTGTTGGAACGTAATGACGTGATCGTGACGGTGGATGACGAACCGGTGGATGAAATCGGTGAGCTCGGCACCTTGTTGCAGGTGGGGGGACCGGGAGCCTCCCATACGTTGGGAGTGGAGCGACCGGCGGGCAGCACTACCCGGATCAAGGTGCAGGTCACCACGGCGGCGGCGGAAGATAGGCCGGAGCGCGCCGTGATCGGGATTATTCCCCAGGATCGAATCGTGGACTTCGATTTTCCCATTGATGTCACAATCGACTCCGGCACGGTGGGCGGACCCTCCGCCGGCCTGGCGTTCACGCTGGCCGTGATCGATACCCTGACCCCGGGCCAACTCACCGGGGGGACTCGGGTGGCGGTGACCGGCACCATCGCGTTGGACGGCACAGTGGGGCCGGTGGGTGGTGGTGTGCAGAAGGCGGTGGCGGTGCGACAGGCGGGCTACGACGTGTTCCTCGTGCCGACCAGTGAGTTCGAACTCGTGCGGGCCGCGGTGGGTGATGACGTGCAGGTGATCGCGGTCGACACCCTGGAGGAGGCTCTGGCAGCCCTCATCGAACTGGGGGGAACTCCGGCGGAGTTGGTGCCGCAGGCGGCTGGCGGTGGCGGCGGCTGA